A region from the Acidobacteriota bacterium genome encodes:
- a CDS encoding sigma-70 family RNA polymerase sigma factor: MEHFSRPVPDRSEDLNLVDRIVRGEEGAFGELLERYGSRIFNLARRMSGNPTIAEDLTQEVFLLLLRKIRQYDGRAALSTWIYRVAVNRIISEFRRQPPASEAAEGDMAALRIASAAPALQRRLDLEAAIGRLPPGYRAVLLMHDVEGLRHQEIAEILDISVGTSKSQLHHARMQMRDLLQGEAP, translated from the coding sequence ATGGAACACTTCTCGCGGCCCGTGCCCGACCGGTCCGAGGATCTGAACCTGGTGGACAGGATTGTCCGCGGCGAGGAGGGCGCCTTTGGCGAGCTGCTCGAGCGGTACGGCTCGCGGATCTTCAACCTGGCCCGGCGCATGAGCGGCAACCCGACCATCGCCGAAGATCTTACCCAGGAGGTGTTCCTGCTGCTGCTCCGCAAGATCCGGCAGTACGACGGGCGGGCCGCACTGTCCACTTGGATCTACCGTGTGGCCGTGAACCGGATCATCTCGGAGTTCCGCCGGCAGCCCCCGGCCTCCGAAGCGGCTGAGGGCGACATGGCCGCGCTGCGCATCGCCTCCGCGGCGCCGGCGCTGCAGCGTCGGCTGGACCTCGAGGCGGCCATCGGACGGCTGCCGCCCGGTTACCGGGCGGTGCTGCTGATGCACGATGTCGAGGGGCTCCGCCACCAAGAGATCGCCGAGATCCTGGACATCTCGGTGGGCACCTCCAAGTCCCAGCTGCACCACGCCCGGATGCAGATGCGCGACTTGCTGCAAGGAGAAGCGCCATGA
- a CDS encoding aminotransferase class I/II-fold pyridoxal phosphate-dependent enzyme, with protein sequence MRIAEWIQATIAPPIVDIYALARQYDRPGQPLINMGQGIPDMMPPAPCLAALADRLADPALHRYGPDQGLPELREALAADYRRRLGVRLDPEREIIITAGANHGFVLALLALVQPGERVVLGAPYYFNHLMALQLLGMTGVEWPLTVRGDRFVLDLDGLAPRLAAGAAGVVCVNPNNPTGAVFGAEDMSGVMAACVRRGVPLFYDEVYSLIAFGEEPAGHPYAFAGGREHTIILGSFSKLFGLTGWRVGYIIAPPPVVEQMMKAQDTTVICAPVAGQALAAECLRRCPDYPAAYCRELGRRVRRLSAAVCDIPALTWREPAGALFTMLPYRHPEPSRQLAARLVREAGVMVIPGAAFGASGEGHLRISFGSSDEATIAEAGRRLARFFTEDRNRSDRNRTAAPGAGGRQAEDLGVGGAPGDADPC encoded by the coding sequence ATGCGGATCGCTGAATGGATTCAGGCCACGATCGCACCGCCCATCGTGGACATCTACGCACTCGCCCGGCAGTATGACCGACCCGGGCAACCCCTCATCAACATGGGCCAGGGCATCCCCGACATGATGCCGCCGGCCCCGTGCCTCGCGGCGCTGGCAGACCGGCTGGCGGATCCGGCGCTCCACCGCTACGGCCCCGACCAGGGTCTGCCTGAGCTGCGGGAGGCGCTGGCGGCCGACTACCGCCGCCGCCTGGGCGTCCGGCTGGACCCCGAGCGGGAGATCATCATCACCGCCGGGGCCAACCACGGTTTCGTCCTGGCCCTGCTGGCCCTGGTGCAGCCGGGGGAGCGGGTGGTGCTGGGGGCTCCCTACTATTTCAACCACCTCATGGCGCTGCAGCTGCTCGGCATGACCGGCGTGGAATGGCCGCTGACCGTGCGGGGCGACCGCTTCGTCCTCGATCTGGATGGCTTGGCGCCGCGGCTGGCGGCCGGCGCGGCGGGCGTTGTCTGCGTCAATCCGAACAATCCCACCGGCGCGGTGTTCGGTGCCGAGGACATGAGCGGCGTGATGGCCGCCTGCGTCCGGCGGGGCGTCCCCCTGTTCTACGACGAGGTGTACAGCCTGATTGCGTTCGGCGAGGAACCGGCGGGCCACCCGTACGCGTTCGCAGGCGGGCGGGAGCACACGATCATCCTGGGCAGTTTCTCGAAGTTGTTCGGACTGACCGGCTGGCGGGTGGGCTATATCATCGCCCCGCCGCCGGTGGTGGAGCAGATGATGAAGGCGCAGGACACCACGGTGATCTGCGCGCCGGTCGCCGGCCAGGCGCTGGCGGCGGAGTGCCTGCGGCGCTGTCCCGACTATCCGGCCGCATACTGCCGGGAACTCGGCCGCCGCGTGCGCCGCTTGTCGGCGGCTGTCTGCGACATCCCGGCGCTGACGTGGCGGGAGCCGGCGGGCGCTCTGTTCACCATGCTGCCCTACCGCCATCCGGAGCCGTCGCGGCAGCTCGCGGCGCGGTTGGTGCGCGAAGCCGGGGTGATGGTGATCCCCGGCGCGGCGTTCGGCGCGTCGGGTGAGGGCCATCTGCGGATTTCGTTCGGGTCCAGCGACGAGGCGACGATTGCGGAAGCGGGGCGTCGGCTGGCGCGCTTCTTCACCGAGGATCGAAACCGGTCGGACCGAAACCGAACCGCGGCCCCTGGGGCCGGGGGCCGGCAGGCCGAGGACCTTGGGGTGGGCGGGGCCCCTGGGGACGCGGACCCTTGTTGA
- a CDS encoding NifU family protein translates to MDDFDARVRAVIEQVRPFLQRDGGEVELVAIIGRSAKVRLTGHCAHCAGARMTLKYGIERQLKEQIPEFESLISI, encoded by the coding sequence ATGGATGATTTCGATGCCCGGGTTCGAGCCGTCATCGAACAGGTGCGGCCGTTCCTGCAACGGGATGGAGGAGAAGTCGAGCTGGTGGCGATCATCGGCCGCTCGGCCAAGGTCCGCCTCACGGGGCACTGTGCCCATTGCGCCGGCGCCCGGATGACTCTCAAGTACGGCATCGAACGTCAACTGAAGGAACAGATCCCCGAATTCGAGTCACTCATCTCCATCTGA
- a CDS encoding O-acetyl-ADP-ribose deacetylase: protein MTPATASRRIRDCVLELSQGDITRMAADAIVNAANSSLMGGGGVDGAIHRAGGPAILDDCRRIIARIGALPTGQAVATTGGRLPARRVIHTVGPVWRGGGAGEPELLAACYRSCLRLAADEGLDTVAFPSISTGAFGYPVAAAAAIALQTVAQCLHANGRPRRVRFVLFDRATHDAYRNALDRLPDPTADPA, encoded by the coding sequence ATGACGCCAGCAACAGCCAGCCGGCGGATCCGAGACTGCGTGCTTGAGCTGTCGCAGGGCGACATCACCCGGATGGCCGCCGACGCCATCGTGAATGCAGCCAACTCCAGCCTGATGGGCGGCGGGGGAGTCGACGGCGCCATCCACCGGGCCGGCGGCCCGGCGATTCTCGACGATTGTCGTCGGATCATCGCCCGGATCGGCGCTCTGCCCACAGGCCAGGCGGTCGCCACCACCGGCGGGCGCCTGCCGGCCCGGCGGGTGATCCACACCGTCGGTCCCGTGTGGCGGGGCGGCGGCGCGGGCGAACCGGAGCTTCTCGCCGCCTGCTACCGGTCCTGCCTGCGACTGGCGGCCGACGAGGGACTCGACACGGTGGCGTTCCCCTCCATCAGCACGGGGGCGTTCGGCTATCCGGTCGCCGCCGCCGCCGCGATCGCCCTGCAGACCGTGGCCCAGTGTCTGCACGCCAACGGGCGGCCCCGACGGGTCCGTTTCGTGCTCTTCGACCGCGCCACTCACGACGCCTACCGGAACGCGCTGGATCGGCTGCCGGACCCCACTGCCGATCCGGCGTGA